In a genomic window of Sutcliffiella sp. FSL R7-0096:
- the gcvT gene encoding glycine cleavage system aminomethyltransferase GcvT: MTELKKTPLFEAYKNHGAKTIDFGGWDLPVQFSSIKDEHETVRTKAGLFDVSHMGEIEVKGKDSLAYLQKMMTNDVSKLKDGGAQYTAMCYPDGGTVDDLLIYKKADEDYLLVVNASNIEKDFDWLKSHATEEVEVTNISESIAQLAIQGPLAENILQKLTNTDLSAIKFFKFNENVDINGVIALVSRTGYTGEDGFEIYCQQEDAVQLWDMLLKAGEEDGLVPCGLGARDTLRFEANLALYGQELSKDITPIEAGIGFAVKTNKEEDFFGKEVLKEQRENGAPRRIVGIEMIDKGIPRHGYEVFVGDKKIGEVTTGTQSPTLKKNIGLALLEKDFTELETEVEVQVRKKRLKAKVVKTPFYQRPKN; this comes from the coding sequence ATGACTGAACTTAAGAAAACACCATTATTTGAAGCGTACAAAAACCATGGTGCCAAAACCATTGATTTTGGTGGATGGGATTTGCCGGTTCAATTTTCAAGTATCAAAGATGAACACGAGACGGTACGAACCAAAGCCGGTTTATTTGATGTTTCCCACATGGGAGAAATTGAAGTAAAAGGAAAAGACAGTCTAGCTTACCTACAGAAAATGATGACAAATGATGTTTCCAAGTTGAAGGATGGCGGTGCACAGTATACAGCGATGTGCTATCCAGACGGAGGAACAGTGGATGACCTTCTTATATACAAAAAGGCGGACGAAGATTATTTGCTTGTTGTGAATGCATCCAATATTGAAAAAGATTTTGACTGGTTAAAAAGCCACGCAACAGAGGAAGTGGAAGTGACCAATATCTCGGAAAGCATTGCCCAATTGGCAATCCAAGGACCTTTGGCAGAGAATATCCTTCAAAAGCTGACAAACACAGATCTTTCAGCGATCAAATTTTTTAAATTTAATGAAAATGTAGATATCAATGGTGTGATTGCTCTTGTTTCCAGAACCGGATACACAGGCGAAGACGGGTTTGAAATCTATTGCCAGCAAGAAGATGCTGTACAACTCTGGGACATGTTGCTTAAGGCTGGAGAAGAGGATGGACTTGTTCCTTGCGGATTAGGAGCCAGAGATACACTACGTTTTGAAGCCAACCTCGCTCTATATGGCCAGGAGCTTTCAAAAGACATTACTCCGATCGAGGCAGGGATCGGTTTTGCAGTAAAAACGAATAAAGAAGAAGATTTTTTTGGGAAAGAAGTATTAAAAGAACAACGTGAAAACGGTGCCCCTCGTCGCATAGTGGGAATTGAAATGATAGACAAAGGGATTCCGCGTCACGGCTATGAAGTGTTCGTCGGGGATAAGAAAATCGGTGAGGTGACAACAGGTACACAGTCTCCTACTTTAAAGAAAAACATCGGACTCGCGCTATTGGAAAAAGATTTCACGGAGCTTGAAACGGAAGTAGAAGTACAGGTGCGTAAAAAACGCCTTAAAGCGAAAGTCGTCAAAACACCTTTTTACCAACGACCAAAAAACTAA
- a CDS encoding rhodanese-like domain-containing protein yields the protein MALYVTLGILAAFIVYSVIMFIYQRKILTTLTEEEFRAGYRKAQLIDVREPKEYEGGHILGARNIPLSQMKMRIREVRQDQPVYIYCQNTMRSGRAAQMLKRKGYTQLYQLKGGFKRWGGKIRTKN from the coding sequence TTGGCTTTGTACGTAACATTAGGAATCTTGGCAGCATTTATCGTCTATTCAGTGATCATGTTCATTTACCAACGTAAAATTCTAACAACCTTAACGGAAGAAGAATTTCGCGCTGGTTATCGTAAAGCGCAGCTGATTGATGTCCGTGAGCCGAAAGAGTACGAAGGCGGGCACATCCTTGGCGCAAGAAACATTCCTTTGTCTCAAATGAAAATGAGAATTAGAGAGGTACGCCAAGACCAACCAGTCTACATTTATTGCCAGAACACCATGCGCAGTGGCCGTGCAGCTCAAATGTTAAAGCGTAAAGGCTACACCCAGCTTTATCAACTTAAAGGTGGATTCAAGCGCTGGGGCGGTAAAATTAGAACGAAGAACTAA
- a CDS encoding DUF5658 family protein produces the protein MVRKLLIVLLLLNIFDGAATYYGLQFQMIEEVNPLMKALYETSPFLFLSFKLGVSFLLFFFIKRNLKLKSIILKVVSATAVCGYSMVTILHVYWIFYYIS, from the coding sequence ATGGTCAGAAAACTATTAATCGTTTTGCTATTATTAAATATTTTTGATGGAGCTGCGACTTACTATGGCCTTCAATTTCAAATGATTGAAGAAGTGAACCCCCTGATGAAAGCACTTTATGAAACAAGTCCATTCTTGTTTCTTTCCTTTAAACTGGGAGTTTCCTTTTTATTATTTTTTTTCATTAAAAGGAATTTGAAACTAAAGTCCATCATCCTAAAAGTGGTGAGTGCGACAGCTGTTTGTGGATACAGTATGGTGACGATCCTTCATGTATATTGGATTTTCTATTATATAAGTTAA
- the gcvPA gene encoding aminomethyl-transferring glycine dehydrogenase subunit GcvPA → MKHRYLPMTDQDIQEMLQVIGVENIEELFSDIPESVRYDGELKIKKAKSESELMRELSDLAAKNKDLRKHASFLGAGVYDHYMPVIVDHVISRSEFYTAYTPYQPEISQGELQAIFEFQTMICELTGMDVANSSMYDGPTAFAEAAMLACGHTRKKKILISGAVHPEAKAVVTSYAKGQYVEVVEIPTKDGVTDLAALEEMISSDVAAVMVQYPNFFGQIEPLQEIEKLAHTDKGMFVVSSNPLALGALTPPGKFGADIVTGDAQPFGIPTQFGGPHCGYFAVTSKLMRKVPGRLVGQTVDEEGQRGFVLTLQAREQHIRRDKATSNICSNQALNALAASVAMTALGKKGVKEMAVQNIQKAQYAKRTLEAAGLKVTFSGPFFNEFVVKLSTPIKEVNRKLLEKGLIGGYDLGTYYPELENHMLLAVTELRTKEEIDTLAKELGAHHQ, encoded by the coding sequence ATGAAACATCGTTATTTACCGATGACAGACCAAGACATCCAGGAAATGCTGCAAGTAATCGGTGTAGAAAACATAGAAGAACTTTTTTCAGACATCCCGGAAAGCGTCCGCTATGACGGAGAACTGAAAATCAAAAAGGCAAAATCTGAATCAGAATTGATGCGCGAACTAAGTGATTTGGCTGCGAAAAACAAAGATTTACGCAAGCATGCCTCCTTCTTGGGAGCAGGCGTTTATGATCACTACATGCCGGTTATCGTAGATCACGTCATTTCCCGTTCTGAATTTTACACAGCATACACACCTTATCAGCCCGAGATCTCACAAGGTGAGCTACAGGCAATCTTTGAATTCCAGACAATGATCTGCGAATTAACTGGCATGGACGTTGCGAACTCCTCCATGTATGATGGCCCAACCGCCTTCGCAGAAGCAGCGATGCTTGCATGCGGTCATACAAGAAAGAAGAAAATCCTAATCTCAGGTGCTGTACATCCTGAAGCGAAAGCGGTAGTTACATCGTACGCAAAAGGCCAATATGTGGAAGTCGTAGAAATTCCAACAAAAGACGGAGTGACCGATCTAGCGGCACTTGAAGAAATGATATCTAGTGACGTAGCAGCCGTCATGGTTCAATATCCAAACTTCTTCGGCCAAATCGAACCACTTCAAGAAATTGAGAAGCTTGCACATACAGACAAGGGAATGTTTGTTGTATCATCCAATCCATTGGCGCTTGGTGCTTTGACGCCTCCAGGAAAATTTGGCGCTGATATAGTAACAGGTGATGCACAGCCATTCGGTATCCCTACACAATTCGGTGGCCCTCACTGTGGTTATTTTGCCGTCACATCAAAATTGATGCGTAAAGTTCCTGGTAGATTAGTAGGACAAACGGTGGATGAGGAAGGCCAACGCGGATTCGTTCTGACGTTGCAAGCGCGTGAACAGCATATCCGTCGTGATAAAGCGACCTCTAATATTTGTTCCAACCAGGCATTGAACGCATTAGCTGCTTCTGTGGCCATGACGGCACTCGGCAAAAAAGGTGTAAAGGAAATGGCGGTACAAAACATCCAGAAAGCGCAATACGCCAAGCGAACGTTGGAAGCTGCTGGGCTGAAAGTAACATTTAGCGGTCCGTTCTTCAACGAATTTGTTGTGAAGCTGTCCACTCCAATTAAGGAAGTCAATCGCAAGCTTCTTGAAAAAGGATTGATTGGTGGCTACGACTTAGGGACGTACTACCCTGAACTAGAAAACCATATGTTACTTGCGGTAACGGAACTGCGTACAAAAGAGGAAATTGACACACTAGCGAAAGAATTGGGGGCTCATCACCAATGA
- a CDS encoding SNF2-related protein: protein MNVEIIFDKEWQEELLKRMTDDGPWANFELFKLALEVENHLSIPEFEGLLAPSHLPQLTPLPHQLEVARNVVEEMNGKAILADEVGLGKTIEAGLILKEYMIRGLVKKVLILVPASLVSQWAIELNQKFYIPAIGQKKSYVWEQCDVVVSSIDTAKRSPHREIINSLEYDMVIIDEAHKLKNNKTKNYEFVQNLKKKFCLLLTATPIQNKVEEIFNLVSLLKPGHLGSESNFSEVFRAKDRKLDNDEYLKELVNKVMIRNRRGDTGIDWPKRNVESCIIEFSKEEQDLYDAINQLKADPYVPITSQFSIMTLQREACSSREAVYYTVKNMIERKQQENPHYQPSQRLLNIFEKIDLVGRNSKAEKVLELIRKVKDKVIIFTEYRATQMYLQWFLKQNGITSVPFRGGFKRGKKDWMRELFKNHVQVLIATEAGGEGINLQFCNHIINYDLPWNPMRLEQRIGRIHRLGQERDVHIYNFATSNTVEEHILKLLYEKINLFERVIGELDDILTKMEIKNLEEHIQDIMLHSKSEGEMKIKMENLSSIIEFADQMKKEEEPHAAAGNS from the coding sequence ATGAATGTAGAGATTATTTTTGATAAAGAATGGCAGGAAGAACTCCTCAAACGAATGACAGACGATGGACCTTGGGCAAACTTCGAGTTATTCAAACTAGCTTTGGAAGTAGAAAACCATCTTAGCATCCCTGAGTTTGAAGGGCTGCTTGCTCCTTCCCATCTACCACAGCTCACACCACTTCCACATCAGTTGGAGGTAGCTAGAAATGTGGTGGAAGAAATGAATGGCAAAGCCATACTTGCGGACGAGGTTGGCCTCGGTAAGACGATTGAAGCAGGTCTTATTCTCAAAGAATATATGATTCGTGGACTGGTAAAGAAAGTATTGATACTAGTCCCAGCTTCCCTCGTATCCCAATGGGCCATTGAGCTGAATCAGAAGTTCTATATTCCTGCAATCGGACAGAAGAAAAGCTATGTGTGGGAGCAATGTGATGTGGTGGTTTCTTCCATCGACACAGCTAAACGGAGTCCCCACCGAGAGATTATCAATAGTCTTGAATATGACATGGTGATCATTGATGAGGCTCATAAACTGAAAAACAATAAAACAAAAAACTATGAATTTGTGCAGAATTTGAAGAAGAAATTTTGCTTACTATTAACGGCCACCCCCATCCAGAATAAAGTGGAGGAAATTTTCAACTTAGTTTCTCTCCTTAAGCCTGGTCATTTGGGGAGTGAGAGCAATTTTTCCGAGGTATTCAGAGCGAAGGACCGAAAGCTGGATAACGATGAGTATTTAAAAGAACTGGTTAACAAGGTCATGATCCGGAACAGGCGTGGTGATACTGGTATCGATTGGCCAAAGCGGAATGTGGAGTCGTGTATCATCGAGTTCTCAAAAGAGGAACAGGACCTTTATGATGCAATCAATCAGTTAAAGGCTGATCCTTATGTGCCGATTACAAGTCAGTTTTCTATTATGACGTTGCAGCGGGAAGCATGCAGCAGTCGGGAAGCCGTTTACTATACGGTCAAGAACATGATTGAAAGGAAGCAACAGGAGAATCCTCATTATCAGCCTTCACAGCGCCTTCTGAATATATTTGAAAAAATTGATTTGGTTGGAAGGAATTCAAAAGCGGAAAAAGTGTTGGAGCTCATCCGAAAAGTGAAAGACAAGGTGATCATCTTCACGGAATACAGAGCCACTCAGATGTATCTCCAATGGTTCCTGAAGCAAAATGGCATTACCTCCGTTCCTTTCCGAGGTGGATTCAAGCGCGGGAAGAAGGATTGGATGAGGGAATTGTTCAAAAATCATGTTCAGGTGCTTATTGCGACAGAGGCCGGGGGTGAAGGAATCAACCTCCAGTTTTGTAACCATATCATCAATTATGATCTACCTTGGAATCCAATGAGACTGGAGCAGCGAATCGGACGTATTCACAGGCTTGGGCAGGAACGGGATGTTCATATCTACAATTTTGCAACAAGCAATACGGTAGAGGAGCATATTTTAAAGCTGCTTTATGAAAAGATAAACCTGTTTGAGCGGGTCATTGGAGAACTTGATGATATCTTGACAAAGATGGAGATCAAGAATTTGGAAGAACATATCCAGGATATAATGCTTCACTCCAAATCTGAAGGTGAAATGAAAATAAAAATGGAAAACCTCTCATCTATCATTGAATTTGCGGATCAGATGAAAAAGGAGGAAGAGCCACATGCAGCAGCGGGAAATTCATAG
- a CDS encoding NUDIX domain-containing protein yields the protein MFFINVEGAVYRGDKWLMIERSHKEEHAAGMLSFVGGTVDQEGASSDILERTLRRELMEEVGITVYEKMSYVRNTSFVLADGREVVDIVFLCEWQSGEPYPKSPDEVEAVHWLTTDDIMKHPKTESYLHDNIREADRLRSKIMV from the coding sequence ATGTTTTTTATAAATGTGGAAGGTGCTGTGTACAGAGGGGACAAGTGGCTGATGATTGAGCGGAGCCATAAAGAGGAGCATGCGGCAGGAATGCTTTCCTTTGTTGGAGGTACGGTTGATCAGGAAGGCGCTTCCTCTGATATTTTGGAACGGACCTTAAGAAGGGAATTGATGGAGGAAGTGGGCATCACCGTTTATGAAAAAATGTCGTATGTCCGCAATACCTCCTTTGTTTTGGCGGATGGCAGGGAGGTAGTGGACATTGTCTTCCTTTGTGAATGGCAGAGTGGAGAGCCTTATCCTAAAAGTCCGGATGAGGTGGAGGCCGTTCATTGGTTAACGACCGATGACATTATGAAGCATCCAAAGACCGAATCCTATCTGCATGACAATATAAGAGAAGCGGATCGGTTGAGAAGTAAGATAATGGTATAG
- a CDS encoding biotin/lipoate A/B protein ligase family protein, producing MTKEIWRFIDSKDQSPAFNMALDEALLEWHSEGKIPPTIRFYGWNPPTLSVGYFQKAEKEINMERVRELGLGFVRRPTGGRGVLHDKELTYSVIVSEEHPEMPQTVTEAYRVISEGILEGFKALGLDAYFAIPRTEEEKQGLKNPRSSVCFDAPSWYELVVEGRKVAGSAQTRQKGVILQHGSILLDIDEDLLFSLFNYPSERVKERMQKNFKNKAVAINALREIPVTMEEAKKAFYMGFEKGLNITLEPHELTGAELAEVHAIMEKKYSTDEWNYKR from the coding sequence ATGACCAAAGAAATCTGGAGGTTCATTGATTCTAAGGATCAATCTCCTGCATTTAATATGGCGCTTGATGAAGCGTTATTAGAGTGGCACAGTGAAGGCAAGATTCCACCCACCATTCGATTTTACGGTTGGAACCCTCCTACTTTATCTGTTGGCTATTTTCAAAAAGCAGAAAAAGAAATCAACATGGAACGCGTACGAGAGTTAGGTCTAGGTTTTGTAAGGAGACCAACAGGTGGACGAGGCGTCCTTCATGACAAGGAACTGACATATAGTGTCATCGTATCTGAAGAACATCCAGAAATGCCCCAGACGGTTACAGAAGCATACCGGGTGATTTCAGAAGGTATCTTGGAAGGATTCAAGGCGCTTGGACTTGATGCATACTTTGCGATTCCAAGAACAGAAGAGGAAAAGCAAGGGTTAAAGAACCCTCGTTCTTCCGTATGTTTTGATGCACCATCCTGGTATGAACTTGTAGTCGAGGGAAGGAAGGTTGCCGGCAGTGCGCAGACCCGTCAAAAAGGTGTTATCCTGCAGCACGGTTCCATTCTACTGGATATTGATGAGGATTTACTTTTTAGCCTGTTCAACTACCCGAGTGAACGAGTGAAGGAACGGATGCAGAAGAACTTCAAAAATAAAGCAGTGGCAATCAATGCCCTTCGCGAAATCCCAGTCACCATGGAGGAAGCAAAAAAGGCGTTTTATATGGGATTTGAAAAAGGCTTAAATATCACGCTTGAACCACATGAGTTGACGGGAGCAGAGTTGGCTGAAGTACATGCAATCATGGAAAAGAAATATTCCACAGACGAGTGGAATTATAAAAGATAA
- a CDS encoding GNAT family N-acetyltransferase produces MAVNLYNGVFTPVSLRKQGYASALVAEVSSHIIREGLTPMLYADLKNPSANKIYQDIGYTESGKISDILFT; encoded by the coding sequence ATGGCAGTGAATTTATACAACGGTGTTTTTACGCCAGTTTCTTTAAGAAAACAAGGATATGCAAGTGCATTGGTAGCTGAGGTAAGTTCTCATATAATTAGAGAAGGTCTTACTCCGATGCTATACGCGGATTTAAAGAATCCATCTGCGAACAAAATTTATCAAGATATTGGGTATACGGAAAGTGGAAAGATCTCAGACATCCTCTTCACCTAA
- a CDS encoding YqhG family protein: MQQREIHRFLERYFTANSCEIVENTNSHLAVQLSIDMDKELMNRPFYWHYLEKTGGEPNPMKMTLITDSNKAPEDLKGDHVHFGSPRMHQIFESTKSLAGYIRLYENVQAHNGAGHLPLHPWLNVNMKVSYQCDRKKDVIMSLGIHLITGTILERFQEEVARMNMTPKIPDFCFTMTPIIMPASGLSRLEHYVNGFIASQDHQWADEARKRWEKDLQLLQHFYEDDEEKPEAYETEKKALQEQYEPKIHVTIINGGLFYLSPSFINNIHNGR; the protein is encoded by the coding sequence ATGCAGCAGCGGGAAATTCATAGATTTTTGGAGCGTTATTTTACAGCAAACAGCTGTGAAATTGTCGAGAATACCAATAGTCACCTTGCCGTCCAGTTGTCCATTGATATGGACAAGGAACTGATGAACCGTCCTTTCTATTGGCACTATCTGGAGAAAACTGGCGGCGAACCAAATCCGATGAAGATGACCTTGATCACAGACAGCAACAAAGCACCGGAAGACCTTAAAGGGGACCACGTTCATTTCGGCTCTCCCAGGATGCACCAAATCTTCGAGTCCACGAAGAGTCTAGCTGGGTATATCCGCTTGTATGAAAATGTTCAAGCGCATAACGGTGCGGGACATCTTCCCCTTCATCCATGGCTGAACGTGAACATGAAAGTAAGCTATCAATGCGACCGTAAGAAGGACGTAATCATGTCACTCGGGATCCACCTGATTACAGGTACTATTTTGGAACGTTTTCAAGAAGAAGTAGCAAGGATGAACATGACACCCAAAATACCCGATTTCTGCTTTACCATGACCCCCATCATCATGCCGGCAAGCGGCCTTTCGCGACTTGAGCATTATGTGAATGGATTTATCGCAAGTCAAGATCATCAATGGGCAGATGAAGCCAGGAAGCGTTGGGAAAAAGATCTTCAACTTTTACAACATTTCTACGAGGATGACGAAGAAAAGCCAGAAGCTTACGAAACGGAGAAGAAGGCTCTACAGGAGCAGTATGAGCCGAAAATTCATGTAACAATTATTAACGGAGGCCTATTCTATCTTAGTCCTTCCTTTATTAATAACATACACAATGGGCGATAA
- the gcvPB gene encoding aminomethyl-transferring glycine dehydrogenase subunit GcvPB gives MNKQNQPLIFEMSREGRIGYSLPENDVPEVDLAELFPAAYIREEAPELPEVSELDIMRHYTALSNRNHGVDSGFYPLGSCTMKYNPKINENVARFPGFAHIHPLQDESTVQGALELMHDLQEHLIEITGMDEVTLQPAAGAHGEWTGLMMIRAFHEANKDHNRTKVIVPDSAHGTNPASATVAGLETITVKSDENGLVDLEDLRRVVGEDTAALMLTNPNTLGLFEENILEMARIVHDAGGKLYYDGANLNAVLSKARPGDMGFDVVHLNLHKTFTGPHGGGGPGSGPVGVKADLIPYLPKPLVVKKEDGTFGFDYDRPDSIGRVKPFYGNFGINVRAYTYIRSMGPDGLKAVTEYAVLNANYMMRRLAEHYDLPFDRHCKHEFVLSGKRQKKLGVRTLDIAKRLLDFGYHPPTIYFPLNVEECIMIEPTETESKETLDSFIEAMIQIAREAEESPEVVQEAPHTTVIKRLDETLAARKPVLRYQKEA, from the coding sequence ATGAATAAACAAAATCAACCACTCATTTTTGAAATGTCCAGAGAAGGTCGTATCGGATACAGCCTGCCTGAAAACGATGTACCCGAAGTAGATTTAGCGGAACTTTTCCCTGCTGCATACATCCGCGAGGAAGCACCGGAACTACCGGAAGTTTCCGAACTTGATATCATGCGTCATTATACGGCATTAAGTAATCGTAACCACGGTGTGGACTCTGGCTTCTACCCGCTAGGTTCTTGTACGATGAAATACAACCCAAAAATCAACGAAAACGTGGCACGCTTCCCTGGTTTCGCACATATTCATCCGTTACAGGATGAATCGACTGTCCAAGGGGCGTTGGAATTGATGCACGACTTGCAAGAGCACCTGATCGAGATTACAGGGATGGACGAAGTGACCTTGCAACCAGCAGCTGGAGCTCATGGTGAGTGGACAGGACTTATGATGATCCGTGCGTTCCATGAAGCTAACAAGGACCATAACCGAACAAAGGTAATCGTTCCTGACTCCGCGCACGGAACTAACCCGGCATCTGCAACAGTAGCAGGCCTTGAAACCATTACGGTAAAATCCGACGAAAATGGTTTGGTAGACCTAGAGGATCTTCGCAGAGTAGTAGGGGAAGACACGGCTGCTTTGATGCTGACCAACCCGAATACACTTGGACTTTTTGAGGAAAACATCCTTGAGATGGCTCGCATTGTCCACGATGCAGGCGGAAAGCTTTACTATGATGGAGCAAACTTGAATGCGGTACTAAGCAAGGCTCGCCCTGGGGACATGGGCTTTGATGTGGTTCATTTGAACTTACACAAAACATTCACTGGCCCTCACGGCGGTGGAGGCCCAGGTTCTGGACCGGTTGGAGTAAAAGCGGATTTGATCCCATACCTGCCAAAACCGTTAGTAGTGAAAAAAGAAGATGGCACATTCGGTTTCGATTACGACCGCCCAGATTCAATCGGCCGTGTGAAGCCATTCTACGGAAACTTCGGTATCAACGTACGTGCTTACACGTATATTCGATCCATGGGTCCGGATGGATTGAAAGCAGTCACAGAATATGCCGTTCTGAATGCGAACTACATGATGCGTCGTCTGGCAGAGCACTACGACCTGCCGTTTGACAGACATTGCAAGCACGAATTCGTATTGAGCGGTAAGCGTCAGAAAAAACTTGGCGTCCGTACATTGGACATCGCAAAGCGTCTGCTTGACTTCGGCTACCACCCGCCAACGATCTACTTCCCATTGAATGTGGAAGAGTGCATCATGATTGAACCGACGGAAACGGAATCAAAAGAAACATTGGATTCCTTCATTGAAGCGATGATCCAGATTGCACGTGAAGCGGAAGAAAGTCCGGAAGTGGTGCAAGAAGCACCTCATACAACAGTGATTAAGAGATTGGATGAGACGTTGGCAGCCCGTAAGCCTGTGTTGCGTTATCAGAAGGAAGCTTAA
- a CDS encoding AraC family transcriptional regulator: MALVESIQRAIEYMEKNLLENISIEDIARQANFSTFHFQRAFGLLTDTSVSEYLRRRRLTLAAQDLLTTDNKIIDIAYKYGYDTPEAFTKAFRRQHGTSPTEVRRHEGKLQTYNRLVIQVTLEGAEPMKYSVVNKEAFTVAGKKRRFSCINDEQTMEIPKFWQDVNQEGFTDKLFQLNNGPIKGVLGVCEGTTEEMKSEQVMDYWVAAAMEGDIPEELERLEIPASKWVVFEVHGPMPHAMQDTWKRIFSEWFPSNSYEHSGAPDFELYTDEDPSSPDLYSEIWIPIK, translated from the coding sequence ATGGCGTTGGTGGAATCGATTCAACGGGCAATCGAATATATGGAAAAAAATTTGTTGGAGAATATTTCTATTGAGGACATTGCAAGACAGGCTAATTTTTCGACCTTTCATTTTCAACGAGCTTTCGGATTGTTGACAGATACCTCTGTTTCAGAGTATTTGAGAAGAAGGAGGTTGACGCTTGCTGCACAGGATTTACTTACAACGGACAACAAGATAATCGATATTGCCTACAAATATGGCTATGACACTCCCGAGGCTTTCACAAAGGCATTCCGTAGGCAGCACGGTACTTCTCCAACCGAAGTGCGGAGGCATGAAGGGAAGCTGCAAACTTATAACCGCCTGGTTATCCAGGTGACATTGGAAGGGGCAGAACCGATGAAGTATAGTGTAGTGAACAAAGAGGCATTTACAGTCGCAGGGAAAAAGAGAAGATTCTCTTGTATTAACGATGAACAGACCATGGAGATTCCAAAATTTTGGCAGGATGTGAACCAAGAAGGCTTTACGGATAAGTTATTCCAGCTCAATAATGGTCCGATCAAAGGAGTTCTTGGTGTATGCGAAGGGACAACAGAAGAAATGAAGTCTGAGCAAGTGATGGATTATTGGGTGGCTGCGGCCATGGAGGGTGACATTCCGGAGGAGTTGGAAAGGTTGGAGATCCCGGCTTCCAAATGGGTTGTCTTCGAAGTGCACGGACCGATGCCCCATGCTATGCAAGACACATGGAAACGTATCTTCTCCGAGTGGTTCCCATCCAATAGCTATGAGCACTCTGGAGCTCCGGATTTCGAATTATACACAGACGAAGATCCATCAAGTCCAGATCTTTACTCAGAGATATGGATACCGATAAAATAG
- a CDS encoding DinB family protein gives MYYEQTYKAREELLELLEGISEKQLHEKHDTIWTVSQNVEHLYLIENKITNGLSKALEVKNEVEEKDLPLAKMLANRTYKVEAPEDITPSEHPYTKEELVELLEQSRANLNTFIQEVDDISLHKYGFNHRWIGDLSAQQWVQLIGFHERRHIEQINQTLNNTVQ, from the coding sequence ATGTACTATGAGCAAACCTATAAAGCAAGAGAAGAGCTACTTGAACTGCTAGAAGGAATCTCAGAAAAACAACTGCATGAAAAGCATGACACCATCTGGACTGTCTCTCAGAATGTTGAGCACCTTTACCTAATTGAAAACAAGATAACAAACGGCTTAAGTAAAGCGCTGGAAGTAAAAAATGAAGTGGAAGAAAAAGATTTACCCCTAGCAAAAATGCTTGCCAATAGAACATATAAGGTGGAAGCGCCAGAAGACATCACACCATCCGAACACCCATACACGAAAGAGGAATTAGTAGAGCTGTTGGAGCAATCGAGAGCCAACTTGAACACGTTCATTCAAGAAGTGGACGATATTTCGCTACATAAATATGGCTTCAATCATCGCTGGATCGGCGATCTTTCCGCACAACAATGGGTACAATTAATTGGGTTCCATGAACGACGTCACATAGAACAGATCAATCAAACATTAAACAATACCGTACAATAA
- a CDS encoding cytoplasmic protein, protein MEEYLAKAHKFSSHHRRELEKDAACGCFFCLEIFNPSLISEWIDQEDTAVCPHCGIDAVIGESAGFPITKEFLSEMNRVWF, encoded by the coding sequence ATGGAAGAGTATTTAGCAAAAGCACATAAGTTTAGCAGTCATCATCGAAGAGAATTAGAAAAGGACGCGGCATGCGGATGTTTTTTCTGTCTAGAGATTTTCAATCCTTCATTGATATCAGAATGGATAGACCAAGAGGATACAGCAGTATGCCCACATTGTGGAATTGATGCTGTCATAGGGGAAAGTGCTGGCTTTCCGATTACGAAAGAGTTTCTAAGTGAAATGAATCGAGTATGGTTTTAA